The following proteins are co-located in the Echinicola sp. 20G genome:
- a CDS encoding HK97-gp10 family putative phage morphogenesis protein produces MATFTLQMDSRELLRKLKKLNAGVEDKVVKKAVRKGANLIKREAKKNTPVDTGLMKSKVKVKAARGRYFKGFTLLVKVESPAHHLIELGTEDREPTKHKFLKFEGANGQMIYAKKVKGVKAEPFLGEAYESNKDDAIRAFNDELKRFIQANGL; encoded by the coding sequence ATGGCAACATTTACACTTCAAATGGACAGTAGGGAATTATTGAGGAAGCTTAAAAAGCTCAATGCAGGTGTAGAAGATAAGGTGGTTAAAAAAGCAGTGAGGAAAGGAGCCAATCTTATAAAAAGAGAAGCAAAAAAGAATACCCCTGTTGATACTGGATTGATGAAATCCAAAGTCAAGGTAAAAGCAGCAAGAGGTAGGTATTTTAAAGGCTTTACATTATTGGTTAAGGTAGAAAGTCCAGCCCATCATTTGATTGAATTGGGTACTGAGGATAGGGAACCTACTAAGCACAAGTTTTTAAAGTTTGAAGGAGCCAATGGGCAAATGATCTATGCCAAAAAGGTAAAAGGAGTAAAGGCAGAGCCATTTTTAGGAGAAGCTTATGAATCTAATAAAGATGATGCAATCAGGGCTTTTAATGATGAGTTGAAAAGGTTTATTCAGGCAAACGGTTTATAA
- a CDS encoding phage tail tape measure protein, with the protein MSSNVGRILISIGGNASGFQQAIGGVQRDLNRLSRNLNQIAGDISAKVSLPLAVLGGIATDTTAQFSDGMLKVQSLTSATTEELERLNEQAKELGGNTRFSATEVSQAMQYMALAGYNTVQIQESLASSLDLAAVAGGDLAGVTDILTDTMSAYGLAANQTTKVANLFATGQAKANFNVEQLGEAMKYASANMASANQSIEDSISLLAVFANSGLKGSMAGTTLNAMFRDMKKASTNGMIGVNGFRIALYDAEGNTRSLVDIVADLETATDGLSDKMRDSALSAIFKQEAIRGVNLLLNSGSSELRRYQDELANSDGAAANMAETMESGLGGALRSIRSALESIQIEIGEKLTPIFTKLSGVVQSVANWFRELDDSTKGIVVGIGVVLTVIPPLILGLGQIIKLVSSSIGAIKILIPLLGGISAPVLGIAAAVGAAAILIYKYWDDIVAYFTKGKGVKFLDELKALWNQVLVNIQNLIQTFTNTAKDIWNKYGEEISKVFKWIGEVIMTAFNLVISQLTLVVKYISTFIDVVVKLVKGDFKGAFESVGNFIKELYLSVFQSLLSVFRTVISGISTITEVLGLDGIASGLDKVNSSLDDYISKVKEVKEEVEGN; encoded by the coding sequence ATGAGCAGCAATGTAGGGAGAATACTCATCTCCATTGGTGGGAATGCTTCTGGATTCCAACAGGCCATAGGAGGAGTACAACGAGATTTAAACAGACTTTCACGGAATTTAAACCAGATAGCAGGGGATATTTCAGCTAAGGTATCATTGCCATTGGCTGTATTGGGAGGTATTGCAACAGATACCACAGCCCAATTCAGTGATGGGATGTTAAAGGTGCAGTCCTTGACAAGTGCCACAACTGAAGAACTTGAGAGGCTAAATGAACAGGCCAAAGAGCTTGGAGGAAACACAAGGTTTTCAGCTACAGAAGTAAGCCAAGCAATGCAGTATATGGCATTGGCAGGCTATAACACTGTACAAATTCAGGAATCATTGGCTTCAAGTCTTGATTTGGCTGCTGTTGCAGGAGGTGATTTGGCAGGGGTGACAGATATTCTTACTGATACAATGTCTGCTTATGGTTTAGCTGCCAATCAGACTACCAAAGTAGCTAACCTTTTTGCCACAGGTCAGGCCAAAGCCAACTTTAATGTTGAGCAATTGGGAGAGGCTATGAAGTATGCTTCTGCAAATATGGCTTCTGCTAACCAATCTATTGAAGATTCAATATCCCTTCTTGCTGTATTTGCCAATTCAGGCTTAAAAGGCTCTATGGCAGGTACTACACTAAATGCAATGTTTAGGGATATGAAGAAAGCAAGCACCAATGGAATGATTGGTGTGAATGGCTTTAGGATAGCCCTTTATGATGCAGAAGGCAATACTAGGAGCTTGGTGGATATAGTGGCTGATTTGGAGACTGCCACAGATGGATTATCCGATAAAATGAGGGATTCAGCTTTATCAGCCATTTTTAAACAAGAAGCCATTAGAGGTGTAAACCTTCTTTTGAATTCTGGAAGTAGTGAATTAAGAAGATACCAAGATGAGCTTGCTAATAGTGATGGGGCTGCTGCAAATATGGCTGAAACTATGGAAAGCGGACTTGGTGGAGCTTTAAGAAGTATCAGATCTGCTTTGGAAAGCATACAAATTGAAATAGGAGAAAAGCTTACTCCAATATTTACCAAGCTTTCAGGAGTTGTACAATCAGTGGCCAATTGGTTTAGAGAATTGGATGATAGCACCAAAGGAATAGTAGTTGGGATTGGGGTGGTGCTTACTGTAATCCCACCATTGATTTTGGGCTTAGGTCAGATTATTAAGCTAGTAAGTTCTAGTATTGGAGCCATTAAAATATTGATTCCTCTTTTAGGTGGAATAAGTGCGCCTGTATTGGGTATTGCTGCTGCTGTAGGTGCTGCAGCCATTTTGATTTATAAATATTGGGATGATATAGTAGCTTATTTTACAAAGGGTAAAGGAGTTAAGTTTTTAGATGAACTGAAGGCTCTTTGGAATCAGGTGTTGGTAAACATCCAGAACCTTATCCAGACTTTTACCAATACAGCTAAGGACATATGGAACAAGTACGGTGAAGAGATAAGCAAGGTCTTCAAATGGATTGGAGAGGTAATAATGACTGCTTTTAATTTGGTCATTAGCCAACTTACCCTTGTAGTAAAATATATCAGCACCTTTATAGATGTAGTAGTAAAGCTTGTAAAAGGTGACTTTAAAGGAGCTTTTGAATCAGTGGGTAATTTTATAAAAGAACTCTACCTATCAGTTTTCCAATCCCTTTTATCAGTCTTTAGAACGGTGATTTCTGGAATATCCACCATTACAGAAGTACTTGGATTGGATGGTATAGCTTCAGGTTTGGATAAGGTCAATAGTAGCTTGGATGATTATATTTCAAAGGTCAAGGAGGTAAAAGAAGAAGTTGAAGGGAATTAA
- a CDS encoding alkaline phosphatase D family protein: MPIELKQLYAGGTEQNRTTIKARVDFPDAEPVVENNLRVYTIQYKWPTSPGKLRIWCNDEVVSETDVTGVHPYFQNLLIGGDEQNLNGYICEGMFYKTGYDSLSDAEITAYNRWLADKWLDTGTDFNGYTVQSSEGTEPTFTSGGNGGVEKWLHFDESTIVDDVNGYADAWNDKAAFSGVAKTSVYYNVPTSNKLPIESSGKNGKNVIRFNGDNFFKMSVQNGGANDSNDPDYLTIWVVAKFDDFDLTGGFAASQTIFGSITNSGSWNIPIRFKKYANETDLSLRMQIGGTYRNGTVLREYVIDESGGAEQTAPIRIGYTKDSNFLNDIEYTPLKTASSLNKGALLFNIENLDEDAEYFVKAEVDSFLQSHQAKFKTFKKQQPQSFTFIFGSCNYSNSNHLIWETMKTYNPDVFIHLGDLHYEDINVNDVDLFRDAFNSTVEQEKQKSFYSNQNNYYVWDDHDFGANNSDKNSASREAALQFFLENVPVANIITDPETNGVSQYWDIGRCRFIMTDNRSNRDDWMLEPYDDPNKTVLGAVTKQWFKDLMLEYKANPNLDMCFWMNPFGWTGDVDDPYCWSYGVTTEVWNVYLAEREELANFMYYNQIPNVVICNGDSHMLAIDDGRNNFYATNNEGNRIDIDEVPDNLRHVIIESSPFDKDPDKQNGQFQINNQIDSGGPYPSGGNVFSFFTVTDLGSNWIELKIEQYGYYSFYEGGNELYKVREFKKQYQTKNNYTNIPSPEKFIDNYRIDKGSLTVDQANHSELSGYIEITSPSYGALTNAWKGEITGNVVGQTVGTGTHQIRYYRRSDIDYLIQTVNVLSDGSFTIDSSLQSGTIVLELYDVVYDFVVSTWANDGNTIDKWTDLEIHKFVTTDTDYLEAEIMAPHNNQFSYEYTYDEGLIKYKLYRPSDDTYVAETPIKADLPRSYEIPPEEEEVYSSPFVDRNYIYDAALSLISSTGLKEFELADKIVKGILLSQFPNGAFPFGANHSSPNYQYNDAYFRVGAIAWVAYALGFYLEYRRSPENRSEVATAISNTLDYIASLEDNPIGLPTGGSGRYEGINFNPNYSIGWISTEHCIDYYFALKQAGKVLKDSGYKHKANSVKNLMLNELWDESNQRFYQGISDASNNTKDTADALDCNSWGYLFLAASGEARRGQNLLDRLEQYYYVEDVETGAKGYKPYSDQWGYPSAVDTVWFEGSFGVALAYWRARDYSKFNQILSDLKLFEEEDGSYRYAVLRDETYEISNYKSIASTAWYVIASKLKNMVWR, encoded by the coding sequence ATGCCAATAGAATTGAAACAGCTTTATGCAGGAGGGACAGAACAGAATAGAACCACTATAAAAGCAAGGGTTGATTTTCCTGATGCTGAGCCAGTGGTTGAAAACAACCTTAGAGTATATACCATCCAATATAAATGGCCTACAAGCCCAGGGAAGTTAAGGATTTGGTGCAATGATGAAGTAGTAAGTGAAACTGATGTAACAGGTGTACACCCATACTTTCAAAACTTATTGATTGGGGGTGATGAGCAAAATTTGAATGGTTATATCTGTGAAGGTATGTTTTATAAAACAGGCTATGACAGCTTAAGTGATGCTGAAATTACTGCTTATAATAGGTGGCTTGCTGATAAATGGCTAGATACTGGAACAGACTTCAATGGTTATACTGTGCAATCTTCTGAAGGTACAGAACCAACCTTTACAAGTGGAGGTAATGGAGGTGTAGAAAAATGGCTTCATTTTGATGAATCAACCATTGTAGATGATGTTAATGGCTATGCTGATGCTTGGAATGATAAAGCTGCTTTTAGCGGTGTTGCCAAGACTTCAGTTTATTATAATGTACCTACTTCAAATAAGTTACCCATTGAATCCAGTGGTAAAAATGGAAAGAATGTAATCCGTTTTAATGGGGATAATTTCTTTAAAATGTCAGTCCAGAATGGGGGAGCCAATGATTCAAATGATCCAGATTATTTGACTATTTGGGTAGTGGCTAAATTTGATGATTTTGATTTAACAGGAGGTTTTGCAGCAAGCCAGACAATATTTGGATCTATCACAAACAGTGGTTCTTGGAATATACCGATTAGGTTCAAGAAGTATGCTAATGAAACTGACCTTTCATTAAGAATGCAAATTGGTGGTACTTATAGGAATGGTACAGTTTTAAGGGAATATGTTATTGATGAAAGTGGAGGAGCAGAGCAAACAGCACCAATAAGGATTGGATATACAAAAGATTCCAACTTTTTAAATGATATTGAATACACTCCTTTAAAAACAGCTTCTTCTTTAAACAAAGGAGCTTTGCTTTTTAATATTGAGAACCTTGATGAAGATGCTGAATACTTTGTGAAGGCTGAAGTTGATAGTTTTTTACAAAGCCATCAAGCAAAATTCAAAACCTTTAAAAAGCAGCAACCACAGAGTTTTACTTTCATTTTTGGCTCCTGTAATTATAGCAATAGTAACCATTTGATTTGGGAAACTATGAAGACTTATAACCCAGATGTATTTATTCATTTGGGCGATTTACATTATGAGGATATTAATGTGAATGATGTGGATTTGTTCAGGGATGCTTTTAATAGTACAGTAGAGCAAGAAAAACAGAAGAGCTTCTACAGCAATCAGAACAATTATTATGTATGGGATGATCACGACTTTGGAGCCAACAATAGTGATAAGAACAGTGCTTCAAGGGAAGCTGCTTTACAGTTCTTTTTAGAGAATGTACCAGTTGCCAATATCATTACTGATCCTGAAACCAACGGTGTAAGCCAGTATTGGGATATTGGTAGATGTCGGTTTATTATGACCGATAACAGGAGTAATAGAGATGATTGGATGTTGGAACCTTATGATGATCCCAATAAAACAGTATTGGGAGCTGTAACCAAACAATGGTTTAAGGATTTGATGTTGGAATACAAAGCCAATCCTAACTTGGATATGTGTTTCTGGATGAATCCTTTTGGTTGGACTGGTGATGTTGATGATCCTTATTGTTGGTCTTATGGTGTGACCACAGAGGTTTGGAATGTTTATCTAGCAGAGAGGGAAGAGTTGGCCAACTTTATGTATTACAACCAAATTCCAAATGTGGTAATTTGTAATGGTGATAGCCATATGTTGGCCATTGATGATGGAAGGAATAATTTCTATGCTACAAACAATGAAGGCAACAGGATTGATATTGATGAAGTCCCAGATAATCTTAGACACGTAATCATAGAATCTTCACCTTTTGATAAAGACCCTGATAAGCAGAATGGACAGTTTCAGATTAACAATCAAATAGACAGTGGAGGCCCTTATCCAAGTGGTGGAAATGTATTTTCATTTTTTACAGTGACAGATTTGGGTAGTAATTGGATTGAGTTGAAGATTGAGCAATATGGCTATTATTCCTTTTATGAAGGAGGGAATGAGCTTTATAAGGTCAGGGAGTTTAAAAAGCAGTACCAGACCAAAAACAACTATACCAATATTCCTTCTCCTGAAAAGTTTATTGATAACTATAGAATTGATAAAGGCAGCTTAACGGTTGATCAGGCCAATCACAGTGAGCTTAGTGGTTATATAGAGATTACAAGTCCTTCTTATGGAGCTTTAACAAATGCTTGGAAAGGTGAGATTACTGGAAATGTCGTTGGTCAAACTGTAGGAACTGGAACCCATCAAATAAGGTATTATAGAAGGTCTGATATTGATTATCTGATTCAGACAGTAAATGTATTAAGTGATGGATCTTTTACCATAGATAGCAGCTTACAGAGTGGGACAATAGTTCTAGAACTGTATGATGTTGTCTATGATTTTGTGGTCTCTACTTGGGCAAATGATGGGAATACAATTGATAAATGGACTGACTTGGAGATTCACAAGTTTGTAACTACTGATACCGATTATCTGGAAGCTGAAATAATGGCTCCACATAATAATCAGTTCAGCTATGAATATACCTATGACGAAGGCTTGATTAAATACAAGCTTTATAGACCAAGTGATGATACCTATGTTGCTGAAACACCTATCAAAGCTGATTTGCCAAGGAGCTATGAAATACCACCTGAAGAGGAAGAAGTTTATAGCTCTCCTTTTGTGGATAGAAACTATATATATGATGCTGCTTTAAGTTTGATAAGCTCAACTGGATTAAAGGAATTTGAATTAGCTGATAAGATTGTAAAAGGTATTTTATTATCTCAGTTTCCTAATGGTGCTTTTCCTTTTGGTGCAAACCATTCAAGTCCAAACTATCAATACAATGATGCTTATTTTAGGGTTGGTGCTATAGCTTGGGTGGCTTATGCTTTGGGTTTCTATTTGGAGTACAGAAGAAGTCCTGAAAATAGGAGTGAGGTGGCAACAGCTATTTCAAATACACTTGACTACATAGCTTCATTAGAAGATAATCCAATTGGATTGCCTACAGGAGGAAGTGGGAGGTATGAAGGAATCAATTTCAATCCAAATTACTCAATCGGATGGATAAGTACGGAACATTGCATTGATTACTATTTTGCCCTTAAACAGGCAGGAAAGGTGTTGAAGGATTCAGGATATAAGCATAAGGCCAATAGTGTAAAGAATCTAATGTTGAATGAGCTTTGGGATGAGTCCAATCAAAGATTTTACCAAGGTATCAGTGATGCTTCAAATAATACAAAAGATACAGCTGATGCCCTTGATTGTAATAGTTGGGGATATTTGTTTTTGGCTGCTTCTGGGGAGGCTAGGAGAGGTCAAAACCTATTGGATAGGTTAGAGCAGTATTATTATGTTGAGGACGTTGAAACAGGCGCAAAAGGCTATAAACCATATTCGGATCAATGGGGCTATCCAAGTGCTGTAGATACTGTTTGGTTTGAAGGAAGCTTTGGTGTTGCTTTGGCTTATTGGAGAGCTAGGGATTACAGTAAATTCAATCAAATACTGAGTGATCTTAAGTTGTTTGAAGAAGAGGATGGAAGTTATAGGTATGCAGTCTTAAGGGATGAGACTTATGAGATTTCCAATTATAAGAGTATTGCCAGTACAGCTTGGTATGTGATTGCTAGTAAGTTGAAGAATATGGTTTGGAGGTAG
- a CDS encoding phage major capsid protein encodes MKRSVELRKQLAELDKEIKGLLDSAKQENRDFSNEEKETFDAKFKEAENLREDIARAEKAEEFEARQASEFGAKAPTIQTRSKEKYSIIGHINAVRSGKIDGVFQEAQSQGEKELRDSGVSVNANAVYIPANYVRDFSVTGDSGAKGGNLVETKKGGIIESLFEGSLLSKVGAGRMLGLVSNIDLPKGGSVTSSWVTENQAVSATDHNIGNIELRPNRLATRMNVSNQLFIQSSESVDTYLRNEIEKSIQKALDEKFISNLLASSDVQAIVNGTDGAALDYAKVMEFITKVGKTEADVAAAKFLINWDTYGALKALKKVDSNERFVLDGDVIEGFDYVVSNRVPSDLTKGTGTDLSAMAFGDFTNTIVAGWGAVEILVDPYTSAGSGQTIMNVGSYWDIKNKYDEGIALSKDIVA; translated from the coding sequence ATGAAACGAAGTGTTGAGCTGAGGAAGCAGTTGGCAGAACTGGACAAGGAAATTAAAGGCTTGTTGGATTCTGCCAAACAAGAAAACAGAGATTTTTCAAACGAAGAGAAAGAAACTTTTGATGCAAAATTCAAGGAAGCAGAAAACCTTAGAGAGGATATTGCCAGAGCAGAAAAAGCAGAAGAATTTGAAGCTAGACAAGCTTCTGAATTTGGTGCTAAAGCTCCTACAATCCAAACAAGGTCAAAAGAAAAATATTCCATTATTGGCCATATCAACGCTGTTAGAAGCGGTAAAATTGATGGGGTTTTTCAGGAAGCCCAGAGCCAAGGGGAAAAGGAATTAAGAGATTCAGGTGTTAGTGTCAATGCCAATGCAGTTTATATACCTGCAAATTATGTAAGGGATTTTAGTGTAACCGGTGATTCAGGTGCTAAAGGTGGAAACCTTGTAGAAACCAAGAAAGGTGGAATCATTGAATCATTATTTGAAGGCTCTTTACTTTCTAAAGTAGGAGCAGGTAGAATGTTGGGATTGGTTTCTAATATCGACCTTCCTAAAGGAGGTAGTGTTACTTCCAGTTGGGTTACAGAAAACCAAGCTGTAAGTGCTACTGATCACAACATTGGAAACATAGAGCTTAGACCAAATCGATTGGCAACTAGAATGAATGTTTCTAACCAATTGTTTATCCAATCTTCTGAATCTGTAGATACCTATTTGAGAAACGAGATTGAAAAGAGTATTCAGAAAGCTTTGGATGAGAAGTTTATTTCTAATCTTTTGGCTTCTTCTGATGTGCAAGCAATTGTAAACGGTACTGATGGTGCTGCTTTGGATTATGCTAAAGTAATGGAATTCATCACTAAGGTTGGTAAAACTGAAGCTGATGTGGCTGCTGCTAAATTCCTGATCAATTGGGACACTTATGGAGCTTTGAAAGCCCTTAAGAAAGTTGATTCCAATGAAAGATTTGTTTTGGATGGAGATGTGATTGAAGGTTTTGATTATGTTGTTTCCAATAGAGTACCTTCAGATTTAACCAAAGGTACTGGAACTGATCTTTCTGCAATGGCTTTCGGTGATTTCACCAATACGATTGTAGCAGGTTGGGGAGCAGTTGAGATTTTAGTTGACCCATATACCAGTGCAGGAAGCGGCCAAACTATTATGAATGTAGGTTCTTATTGGGATATTAAGAACAAGTATGATGAAGGTATTGCGCTTTCTAAAGATATAGTAGCCTAG
- a CDS encoding HK97 family phage prohead protease has translation MNKEIRTFSDIEFRATEEEDKKYISGYALKFNTRSKDLGGFYETISREAINEQTDLSDVVALFNHNQNYVLARKNDSVNTLELRVDEVGLFYRFEIDEEISYQKDLYRNIQKGNISKSSFAFRIAEDGEEWEKRDGMYVRTITAFKGIYDVSPVTNPAYSDTSVRNLDEVKEKLGKKGFNYEYLIKYNQLRNNLL, from the coding sequence ATGAATAAAGAAATAAGAACTTTTAGTGATATAGAATTTAGGGCTACGGAGGAAGAAGATAAGAAATACATTTCTGGTTATGCCCTTAAGTTCAATACAAGGAGCAAGGATTTGGGAGGCTTCTATGAAACCATTAGCAGGGAAGCCATTAATGAACAAACAGATTTAAGTGATGTGGTGGCTCTTTTCAACCACAATCAAAACTATGTATTGGCCAGAAAGAATGATAGTGTAAACACTTTGGAGCTTAGGGTTGATGAGGTTGGTTTGTTTTATCGGTTTGAGATAGATGAGGAAATCAGTTATCAGAAAGACTTATACAGGAACATCCAAAAAGGCAATATATCCAAATCTAGTTTTGCTTTTAGAATTGCAGAAGATGGAGAGGAATGGGAAAAGAGAGATGGGATGTATGTAAGAACCATTACAGCCTTTAAAGGGATTTATGATGTAAGCCCTGTTACCAATCCTGCCTATTCAGATACCAGTGTTAGAAACTTAGATGAGGTCAAAGAGAAGCTTGGGAAAAAGGGCTTCAATTATGAATATCTGATTAAGTACAACCAACTAAGAAACAATCTTCTTTAG
- a CDS encoding phage tail tube protein, which produces MNTADSNKVLIKLKDASDGVGSVEVLAGQTSANLEIQREMREYTSKTTVDGNGVPVRRYTPTRVTSTISLESLYDPSGTLTQDDLMEMCYDGILVEFVLGNDVSGSKVAKGEGYLSSASGSYSMDETASASFTIQVDGGITFETVA; this is translated from the coding sequence ATGAATACTGCAGACAGTAATAAAGTGCTGATTAAGCTAAAGGATGCCTCAGATGGTGTTGGTAGTGTAGAAGTGTTGGCAGGGCAAACCAGTGCCAATTTGGAGATTCAGAGAGAAATGAGGGAATATACCAGTAAGACCACAGTGGATGGCAATGGTGTGCCTGTAAGAAGATATACCCCAACAAGGGTGACTTCCACTATTTCATTGGAATCCCTATATGATCCTTCTGGAACCCTTACCCAAGATGATCTAATGGAAATGTGCTATGATGGGATTTTGGTTGAGTTTGTTTTGGGAAATGATGTTTCAGGAAGCAAGGTTGCCAAAGGTGAAGGTTATCTGAGTTCAGCCAGTGGTTCTTATTCTATGGATGAAACAGCCAGTGCATCTTTTACAATTCAAGTGGATGGAGGCATTACATTTGAGACTGTAGCTTAA
- a CDS encoding head-tail connector protein produces the protein MIAKLVKKSNQSIVTLEEAKEHLKILHAYEDLYLNSLLYVVTDTLENELEKDLVDTEYVFAIFDQVEEGEQIMFPNSPIVEVKEVLVYNDSTLIESGVAYTSTDEYITFSALPETYTRIEINYKKGYESVDDIPTAIKQAALLTLTDLYLHRGSIVVGKTVIHLQKTVDRLLQPYRKVRFI, from the coding sequence ATGATAGCTAAGCTAGTGAAGAAATCCAATCAGTCCATTGTGACTTTGGAAGAGGCCAAAGAGCATTTGAAGATATTACACGCCTATGAAGATCTGTATTTAAACAGCTTGCTTTATGTGGTTACTGATACCTTGGAAAATGAGCTTGAAAAGGATTTGGTAGATACCGAGTATGTCTTTGCCATTTTTGACCAAGTAGAAGAAGGAGAGCAAATAATGTTTCCTAATTCTCCAATTGTGGAGGTGAAGGAAGTTTTGGTTTATAATGATAGCACTCTAATTGAAAGTGGGGTTGCTTATACCTCTACAGATGAATACATCACTTTTTCAGCCCTTCCAGAGACATACACAAGAATAGAAATAAATTATAAAAAGGGCTATGAATCTGTAGATGATATTCCTACAGCTATCAAACAGGCTGCTTTATTGACCCTTACAGACCTTTATTTACATAGGGGAAGTATTGTTGTTGGTAAGACTGTAATCCATCTTCAAAAGACAGTTGATAGGCTTTTACAACCCTATAGGAAAGTGAGGTTCATATGA
- a CDS encoding phage head closure protein has protein sequence MIQLEDLRHRIAVYNYVETKDSFGQITKQKTHYMDFWASKYEWQNREKYENSQLIESDIAVFRIYFDENIDTSYLIEFEGREYNIKGVKELGYRDGLEITAQFKNNR, from the coding sequence ATGATACAGTTGGAGGACTTAAGACATAGGATTGCTGTTTACAACTATGTAGAAACCAAGGATTCATTTGGTCAAATAACCAAACAGAAAACCCATTATATGGATTTTTGGGCTTCAAAATATGAATGGCAGAACAGGGAGAAGTATGAAAACAGCCAATTAATAGAAAGTGATATTGCAGTTTTCAGAATTTACTTTGATGAGAATATTGATACTTCCTATCTGATTGAATTTGAGGGCAGGGAATACAATATCAAAGGAGTAAAGGAATTGGGTTATAGGGATGGGCTTGAGATTACAGCCCAATTTAAAAACAATAGGTGA